Proteins from a single region of Malassezia restricta chromosome IV, complete sequence:
- a CDS encoding transporter, with protein MVPAGDIWTPSSIIDSVELWVFWISVIFFGSYAHQLRRVDSHPLRRSTMGRWLSLHTLSMPRVPKGITMIDLRIVNEQAFWRRVYVVQWVFIILGALGVWVTAWTCPNNSTLFLPFLLQVIWVYSAYNPGSISLDVRWRTIYSVFFITLFFVVCELFRGAFGYHLTTGHWINIALLTTICGLAGTAPGMPHYEVFGGKVVEIANREQEQDERDEEALSTNVMQVAPCEAMNNSMIGVLFFTHVFTLIKTVWRYGKLGSLDVPVLGPELHAETLAMNMQQHLQLEQPKVCSSHSGYQDELGEDEESNECTPLLRDSSHSSESTIVSPHARRLIFSFVRANAFQFLILFILTAVSVVTYYAPAFFANRIFRVLESDIASTETPAQTLKRALPWVLGLFITIITSSTLQGTLWSLMEGSLTVRLTTQLSMLLFNKTMNLAPAGHSSSTGQVFTLQLMDVDRIVSATFHLCALLTSPLELILGGYFLYRVLGISALIGLSTSIFIIPLVVLLCRALRTSNARLMDARDKRMSLLSECFLGIRMIKAQAWESVFDERVGKTRKDELHAQKTTFVFETLMSSILEVNPLLLTFVALTCYTQVFHQVLLPSVAFTALALFTELRWVFLLLPRAAISLLQTFVSADRIATYLLNPEVAPSPISCILVKPEACTLRLVNATLTWPTKDKAPFTLRDVNATFSPGITLVCGRVGAGKSLLLHGLLQEARILAGYVDCPRSPRSGVPYDAQSKTAALQTLNTPQWLRSDLVAYAPQVPFLLHTTIRENILFGLPMGDGKRYQATLEVCGLGPDLQDLKHGDLTDVGENGTELSGGQKARIGLARAVYSRARVLLLDDVFAAVDARTCQHIITRLLRSGSFLDGRTVVLVSHNVQQVCQAVDCVVYLDNGGVSFYGKPQDFLESDHFAGWQQDREEDTHEETPPPPHLATQGTKRTAEHREKGGISGRVWLAYIHACSGWSLSLLTMLLFALTNLWDLVTNMWLRDWSASEGRTHTNAWWLSRYGGLLAIGIFFGVLRWIGIYTMSLRASRKLFDQMIWRTLHAPLHFFDIMTRGRLLNRFGQDLEVLDTKFATAISEVAIRVTKLLATAIALYMVGGTGFVLALLALLPVYAGMAHVYMIMARDLQRLNATSRSLVMATLTHVVHGVHVIRAFGAQDHFEIEMMGTLDNYNRFVWWAAQGGRWISQMFNLTSSFLVLISCFIVLLQPNTEPASIEFSLTFLIDLNFVLLILMRMYTQLQVSAVAVERVFEFTDSIEQEASATTETRPPNDWPQKGHIVVQDLVLRYSPDAPDVLKEISFDVPPGAKIAIVGPTGSGKSSLFQALQRLVEPRSGRIIIDGQDLSKVDLHDLRSRLYFVPQDPVILSGTLRSVLDVMNEFTDEEIYASLRAVRLVADDRTSFTNLDMPIGENGNNLSLGERQLLCVARALLHKSRVVLFDEASSSIDHTTDSLLTQCIHDVFKDSTVLTIAHRLRTVIGYDRILFLHQGRIVETGTPAALLSDTTSHFYRLCKKTGSSELQHLIKEAQQTAQRHD; from the coding sequence ATGGTACCGGCGGGAGATATATGGACGCCATCGTCCATCATTGACTCCGTCGAGCTATGGGTATTTTGGATCTCTGTGATATTTTTTGGATCCTATGCGCATCAGCTACGTCGTGTCGATTCGCATCCTCTGCGCCGCTCCACTATGGGACGATGGCTATCGCTACATACGCTTAGTATGCCGCGGGTGCCTAAGGGCATCACCATGATCGATTTGCGCATCGTCAATGAGCAAGCCTTCTGGCGCCGCGTCTACGTTGTCCAGTGGGTCTTTATTATTCTTGGAGCCCTCGGCGTCTGGGTCacggcatggacgtgccCGAACAATTCTACCCTCTTCCTCCCATTCCTGTTGCAGGTTATCTGGGTGTACAGTGCATATAATCCTGGGTCGATTTCCCTCGATGTGCGCTGGCGTACTATCTATTCTGTATTCTTCATCACACTTTTCTTTGTGGTGTGTGAACTGTTTCGGGGCGCGTTTGGCTACCATTTGACCACCGGCCACTGGATCAACATTGCACTTCTCACTACGATTTGTGGCTTGGCAGGTACGGCACCTGGCATGCCGCATTACGAGGTGTTTGGAGGAAAGGTGGTCGAAATCGCCAATCGCGAGCAAGAACAAGACGAGCGTGATGAAGAAGCGTTATCCACCAATGTTATGCAAGTTGCGCCATGCGAGGCGATGAACAACTCCATGATTGGCGTGTTGTTCTTCACTCATGTATTCACTCTCATTAAGACCGTGTGGCGCTACGGCAAATTGGGCTCCCTTGATGTGCCTGTTTTGGGCCCAGAGCTGCATGCTGAAACCCTGGCCATGAATATGCAGCAACATTTGCAACTGGAGCAGCCCAAAGTATGCTCAAGCCACAGTGGGTATCAAGACGAGCTTGGAGAAGACGAAGAGTCGAATGAGTGCACACCCCTTCTTCGCGACTCGTCGCATTCGTCTGAGTCGACCATCGTGTCTCCCCATGCTCGACGCTTGATTTTCTCTTTTGTGCGTGCTAATGCATTCCAATTTTTGATCTTGTTTATCCTCACGGCTGTGAGCGTCGTAACGTACTATGCGCCTGCCTTCTTCGCAAATCGCATTTTCCGGGTGCTTGAGTCAGATATCGCCTCGACAGAGACGCCAGCGCAGACATTGAAACGTGCCTTACCGTGGGTATTGGGCCTATTCATCACGATCATTACGAGCAGTACGCTTCAGGGCACTTTGTGGAGTCTTATGGAAGGTTCATTGACCGTTCGACTGACCACGCAGCTTTCCATGCTGCTGTTCAACAAGACCATGAATTTGGCTCCTGCCGGTCATTCGAGCAGCACTGGCCAGGTTTTCACACTACAGCTTATGGACGTCGACCGTATCGTAAGCGCCACATTTCACTTATGTGCGTTGCTCACTTCGCCCCTTGAGCTGATCCTGGGTGGCTACTTTCTGTACCGCGTATTGGGCATCAGTGCCCTTATTGGTCTCAGCACGTCCATCTTCATCATACCTCTTGTCGTACTGCTTTGCCGTGCTTTGCGCACATCGAACGCGCGCCTGATGGATGCTCGAGATAAGCGTATGAGCTTGCTGAGCGAGTGTTTCTTGGGCATCCGTATGATCAAAGCACAAGCATGGGAAAGTGTTTTTGATGAGCGTGTTGGTAAAACACGCAAAGATGAGCTGCATGCACAAAAAACTACATTTGTGTTCGAAACGCTCATGTCCAGCATTCTTGAAGTTAACCCATTGCTTCTCACCTTTGTCGCATTAACATGCTATACTCAAGTATTTCATCAAGTGCTTTTGCCATCTGTGGCCTTTACAGCTTTGGCCCTATTTACTGAGCTGCGTTGGGTGTTTCTGCTCCTACCGCGAGCCGCTATTAGTTTGCTTCAAACATTTGTATCGGCAGACCGCATCGCTACTTATTTGTTGAATCCTGAAGTCGCTCCTTCACCTATCTCTTGCATTCTGGTCAAGCCCGAAGCTTGTACATTGCGTTTGGTGAATGCGACGTTGACGTGGCCGACAAAGGACAAAGCCCCGTTCACACTGCGCGATGTGAATGCTACATTTTCTCCTGGCATAACGCTTGTATGTGGCCGTGTGGGAGCTGGCAAGAGTCTTTTGCTCCATGGACTGCTGCAAGAAGCACGTATCCTCGCTGGATATGTGGACTGTCCACGCTCTCCACGCTCGGGTGTACCATATGATGCCCAATCGAAAACTGCCGCCCTGCAAACGCTCAACACACCCCAATGGCTCCGTTCAGATCTGGTCGCGTATGCTCCGCAAGTGCCATTCCTCCTTCATACCACCATTCGAGAGAATATCCTCTTCGGTCTGCCTATGGGTGACGGTAAACGCTATCAAGCGACATTGGAAGTTTGTGGTCTTGGCCCTGATCTTCAAGATTTGAAGCATGGCGACTTGACTGATGTTGGTGAAAATGGTACAGAGCTTTCTGGTGGACAAAAAGCGCGTATCGGCCTAGCACGCGCTGTGTATTCCCGCGCCCGCGTTCTGCTTTTGGACGATGTCTTTGCCGCTGTGGATGCCCGTACATGTCAGCACATCATAACTCGTTTGCTGCGGTCGGGTTCGTTCCTTGATGGACGTACTGTCGTGCTTGTATCTCACAATGTGCAGCAGGTATGCCAGGCAGTGGATTGCGTCGTGTATCTTGACAATGGGGGTGTCTCTTTCTATGGAAAGCCCCAAGACTTTTTGGAGTCAGACCACTTTGCTGGATGGCAGCAAGATCGGGAAGAAGATACACACGAGGAGACGCCTCCTCCCCCGCATCTGGCGACCCAAGGCACAAAGCGCACTGCCGAGCACCGTGAAAAGGGTGGTATTTCTGGGCGTGTATGGCTTGCATATATTCACGCCTGTAGTGGCTGGTCGTTAAGTTTGCTCACCATGTTGCTGTTTGCGCTGACAAACTTGTGGGACCTTGTGACCAACATGTGGTTACGTGATTGGAGCGCTTCAGAAGGCCGCACGCATACGAATGCATGGTGGCTAAGTCGCTACGGCGGCTTGCTAGCGATAGGCATCTTTTTCGGTGTCCTTCGCTGGATTGGTATATATACCAtgtcgctgcgtgcctcgcgaaAATTGTTTGATCAAATGATATGGCGCACACTGCATGCACCCTTGCACTTCTTCGATATTATGACGCGTGGCCGCTTGCTGAATCGCTTTGGACAAGATTTAGAGGTGCTTGATACTAAGTTTGCAACAGCGATTTCAGAAGTCGCCATCCGTGTTACCAAGCTCCTTGCAACAGCCATCGCCCTGTATATGGTAGGTGGCACAGGCTTTGTGTTGGCATTACTGGCCCTTTTGCCCGTGTATGCGGGTATGGCGCATGTCTATATGATCATGGCTCGCGACTTACAGCGACTGAACGCGACATCTCGATCACTCGTCATGGCGACGTTGACCCATGTGGTGCATGGTGTACATGTGATTCGAGCATTTGGTGCTCAAGACCACTTTGAGATCGAGATGATGGGCACGCTCGATAATTACAATCGTTTTGTTTGGTGGGCCGCACAGGGTGGCCGCTGGATCAGCCAAATGTTTAATTTGACGAGTTCATTTCTTGTTCTCATATCATGTTTTATTGTACTGCTTCAACCGAACACAGAACCAGCCAGCATCGAGTTCTCGCTCACATTCCTGATCGACCTAAATTTCGTGCTGCTCATCCTTATGCGCATGTACACTCAATTGCAAGTCAGTGCTGTCGCTGTAGAGCGCGTCTTTGAGTTTACGGATTCTATTGAGCAGGAAGCGTCGGCCACGACCGAAACACGACCTCCTAATGACTGGCCCCAAAAGGGCCACATCGTTGTGCAAGATCTTGTGCTTCGCTACTCACCGGATGCACCTGATGTGCTGAAGGAGATCTCCTtcgacgtgccgcctgGAGCCAAGATCGCGATTGTCGGTCCAACTGGCAGTGGTAAGTCGTCACTGTTTCAAGCACTCCAACGCCTGGTTGAACCAAGGTCCGGACGCATTATTATCGATGGCCAGGACCTATCAAAGGTTGATTTGCACGACTTGCGCTCTCGACTGTACTTTGTACCTCAGGACCCCGTTATTCTGTCGGGCACACTGCGTTCCGTCTTAGATGTCATGAATGAGTTCACGGATGAGGAAATATACGCGTCATTGCGTGCCGTGCGACTTGTGGCAGATGACCGCACGTCATTTACGAACTTGGACATGCCCATCGGTGAAAATGGCAATAATTTGAGCCTCGGTGAACGACAATTGCTTTGCGTGGCCCGTGCTCTGCTGCACAagtcgcgcgtcgtcctcttTGACGAGGCCTCTAGCAGCATCGACCACACAACCGACTCGCTGCTCACACAATGCATCCACGACGTGTTTAAAGACAGCACTGTCCTTACCATTGCACATCGCCTACGAACCGTCATTGGCTACGACCGCATCTTGTTCTTGCATCAGGGCCGAATTGTTGAGACAGGTACGCCAGCCGCCCTGCTCTCCGATACGACATCTCACTTTTACCGTCTGTGCAAGAAGACGGGCTCATCCGAGCTTCAACATTTGATCAAAGAAGCCCAGCAAACGGCACAGCGCCATGATTAG
- a CDS encoding nuclear fragile X mental retardation-interacting protein 1 (NUFIP1): MPDAPPAQPRRARKVPQYDEYGNYLGDIRDDELRKMEETKQVQSPAIPSPRPPPLPVMREPILRSGHAVPTQRPLPSKRARTNATGPLLYCGADTTFLSHPSRCSYTTHSELELLLHRADRHLLYPPGGIDALRRIDPMRIAEERERLARTRKGGARGADGPADSTILGLNIRLDTPELVEEWIKQRRKRFPTSSVVQKKDTKLQERTRLPVTVPQRDAQSESSNHDASESEGASSDSNSDMDPEADAISSKQELPAYPDERPVCRFWLHGACSYGQHCRNAHTDTPSPSHSRRRMHPRHTVSHPFQAPDLLRQLLEREILQHVDALAQLIYFLLDNDMLSNVEFAPGDAQQQRERRARVAVVREDLSHEDKEDDTPSLAALPPTAPSPTLRALDELVWPEEPDPLIYLDPLRSTDPKPLRPSELLSLATDTRLRQILQPTSALHPHGEANVALRRSLESWAALPTPRHREAALQLMLGVSAHSPMHAHEAYAPLNPRSVPSVPHSSMRQNRVIGESELFRLGLRMAPNEVRLLQHIGERVAALTSGLEYA; the protein is encoded by the coding sequence ATgcctgatgcgccgccagcacAGCCACGGCGGGCGAGAAAAGTGCCTCAGTATGATGAGTATGGCAATTATTTAGGTGACATACGGGATGATGAGCTGCGAAAAATGGAAGAAACAAAGCAGGTCCAGTCACCAGCGATACCTTCTCCGCGTCCGCCCCCGCTGCCGGTGATGCGTGAGCCTATCCTTCGGTCAGGACATGCTGTCCCCACGCAGCGTCCACTTCCTTCAAAGCGTGCACGAACGAATGCGACGGGCCCTTTGCTATATTGTGGCGCCGACACAACTTTCTTGTCCCATCCGTCGCGTTGTTCCTACACCACACATTCTGAGCTGGAGCTTTTGTTACATCGAGCAGACCGGCATTTACTATATCCCCCAGGGGGCATCGATGCTCTTAGGCGTATAGATCCTATGCGCATTGCGGAAGAACGTGAACGCTTAGCACGTACTCGGAAAGGCGGAGCGAGAGGTGCAGATGGTCCTGCTGACTCGACCATTCTTGGTCTCAACATTCGCTTGGATACGCCGGAACTTGTGGAAGAATGGATCAAACAGCGCCGGAAGCGTTTTCCAACGTCGTCTGTGGTACAAAAGAAAGATACAAAGCTACAGGAACGTACACGCTTGCCTGTGACTGTGCCACAAAGAGACGCGCAGTCGGAAAGCAGTAATCATGATGCATCCGAATCTGAAGGCGCATCTTCAGATTCTAATTCCGACATGGATCCAGAAGCAGATGCCATTTCCAGCAAGCAAGAACTTCCTGCGTACCCTGACGAGCGTCCTGTGTGTCGATTCTGGTTACATGGTGCATGTTCGTATGGTCAACATTGCCGAAATGCGCATACAGATACGCCCTCTCCATCTCATTCCCGACGCCGTATGCATCCTCGTCATACTGTGTCACATCCGTTTCAGGCGCCTGATTTGCTTCGACAACTATTGGAGAGAGAAATATTACAACATGTGGATGCTCTAGCGCAACTAATTTATTTCTTGCTGGACAATGATATGCTGAGCAATGTCGAGTTCGCACCGGgcgacgcacagcagcagcgagagcgacgagcgcgcgtgGCAGTTGTTCGTGAAGATTTATCGCATGAGGACAAAGAAGATGATACCCCATCTCTCGCCGCACTGCCGCCTACGGCTCCTTCGCCCACTTTGCGTGctctcgacgagctcgtctGGCCAGAGGAGCCTGATCCGCTCATATACCTGGATCCTCTGCGTTCAACGGATCCTAAGCCGCTCCGACCCAGCGAGCTTTTGTCTCTCGCTACTGATACCCGACTTAGGCAGATTTTGCAGCCGACATCCGCTTTGCATCCACATGGTGAAGCAAATGTTGCACtgcggcgctcgctcgaATCATGGGCTGCATTACCGACGCCTCGACATCGTGAAGCAGCGCTACAGCTCATGCTGGGTGTTAGCGCGCATAGCCCTATGCACGCACACGAGGCGTACGCGCCTCTGAACCCTCGTTCTGTGCCATCGGTGCCACACTCATCGATGCGTCAAAATCGAGTCATTGGAGAATCTGAACTGTTTCGCTTGGGCTTGCGCATGGCACCAAATGAGGTgcggctgctgcagcacattggTGAGCGCGTAGCTGCGTTGACATCTGGACTGGAATATGCCTAA
- a CDS encoding large subunit ribosomal protein L4: protein MFGRAAHIAPAITSAGIRARSMIMRPMGTRFMHAHDAQASTSEADYTQVDGSELFAVERSSPIVHTRLSYLSPETRPKGKKALSYVPMSAHVFNAAPHQHAMHMAVVYYLDALRSGTASTKTRSEVSRSGRKLRPQKGSGKARLSDAGSPMLRGGGVAHGPKPRDFKTELPRKVRELALRSALSARLQEGSLHVVPSLHWYAPPMSTNKLARLLSAKQWTDALLLTAPRQPVLPMTSERGAMRPSSVDLLYTDDQIMRHAKYIRNFDLASRNLPDVQLMRLHELPPHPRPRLEHEKQPGELHAYQVLQYKRVIMDLGALEWLEAKLGGSLVHQVYAEEMLHWNEQQPPFDTSETHEAPPAATTDPLDTAVPSAA, encoded by the coding sequence ATGTTtggccgtgccgcgcataTAGCGCCCGCCATTACTTCTGCAGGAATTAGAGCGCGAAGCATGATCATGCGTCCCATGGGTACGCGATTCATGCACGCGCATGACGCTCAGGCTTCCACATCAGAAGCTGATTACACACAGGTAGATGGGTCGGAGCTCTTTGCTGTAGAGCGCTCTTCGCCTATTGTGCACACGCGTCTTTCATACCTCAGTCCTGAGACGCGCCCAAAAGGTAAGAAAGCTTTGTCATACGTCCCTATGTCGGCGCATGTGTTCAATGCTGCACCACACCAGCATGCGATGCACATGGCTGTCGTATACTatcttgatgcgctgcgcagTGGCACTGCTAGCACCAAAACGCGCTCTGAAGTGTCTCGTTCAGGAAGGAAGCTGCGCCCTCAAAAGGGTTCGGGAAAAGCGCGTTTGAGTGATGCTGGAAGCCCTATGCTTCGTGGCGGCGGTGTGGCCCATGGTCCTAAGCCACGCGATTTCAAGACCGAGCTTCCGCGCAAAGTACGCGAGCTCGCATTGCGATCTGCCTTGAGCGCTCGATTGCAGGAAGGAAGCCTGCACGTTGTACCCAGTTTGCACTGGTACGCACCACCTATGTCGACCAACAAACTTGCACGCCTTCTGAGTGCGAAACAATGGACAGATGCCTTGCTTCTCACTGCACCCAGGCAACCCGTTCTACCTATGACGAGCGAGAGGGGTGCAATGCGTCCATCATCTGTGGATCTATTGTATACCGACGACCAAATTATGCGCCATGCCAAGTACATTCGCAACTTTGACCTAGCGTCGCGCAATTTGCCAGATGTGCAGCTCATGCGTCTTCACGAACTTCCACCTCACcctcgtccgcgtcttGAGCACGAAAAGCAACCTGGTGAGCTGCATGCGTATCAAGTCCTGCAGTACAAGAGGGTGATTATGGACTTGGGTGCTCTTGAGTGGCTTGAAGCCAAGCTTGGTGGTTCCCTTGTTCATCAAGTGTATGCCGAAGAGATGCTCCATTGGAACGAACAGCAGCCTCCGTTTGATACGAGCGAGACCCACGAGGCACCACCTGCCGCAACAACTGACCCGCTGGACACTGCGGTGCCCTCGGCTGCTTAA
- a CDS encoding small subunit ribosomal protein S16e: MSDAKGATPFVSCFGKKKTATAVAHAKEGKGQIRLNGQPISLVQPETLRLKVFEPVLVVGADKFAPVDIRLRVSGGGRVSQIYAIRQAIAKALVAYYAKYFDAASALELRQLFISYDRTLLIADPRRCEPKKFGGQGARARRQKSYR; this comes from the coding sequence ATGTCTGACGCGAAGGGTGCGACGCCGTTCGTTTCGTGCTTCGGCAAAAAGAAAACCGCCACGGCTGTTGCTCACGCTAAGGAGGGCAAGGGTCAGATCCGTCTTAATGGTCAGCCCATCTCGCTTGTCCAGCCAGAGACTCTTCGTCTGAAGGTGTTCGAGCCCGTCCTTGTGGTGGGTGCAGACAAGTTCGCGCCTGTTGACATTCGTCTCCGCGTTTCTGGTGGTGGTCGCGTTTCGCAGATTTACGCTATTCGCCAGGCTATTGCCAAGGCTCTCGTCGCTTACTACGCCAAGTACTTTGATGCTGCTTCAgccctcgagctgcgtcagcTCTTCATCTCGTACGACCGTACACTTCTGATCGCTGACCCCCGTCGCTGCGAGCCCAAGAAGTTCGGCGGACAaggtgctcgtgcacgccgCCAAAAGTCGTACCGTTAA
- a CDS encoding SWI/SNF-related matrix-associated actin-dependent regulator of chromatin subfamily D has product MQQHPQGSYARAPAKTVAQAQAQAQSQAQARMQAQRIRARNHYDILVGEGFRGTKRDRPTDRSLPPSIKKQVKESAIYNDLQRMERNLDWTLARKRAELMDSMGRPPKVKRTLRIFLSNTCANQPFQVAEKEESKQAADAADAADDADAGDDDEGADEPKRRTAAKAESTDVPSWTMRIEGRLLDPSFRSRAGAALSAHATANRIGAHKFSNLIKSCVVEFSRDPNLYPDESLGASNIVEWHRPSPSVAPHPPQPGVSGSTVTENPLIHSAEPALDGFEIKRTGTEPVKAKIVLYPLYVPERYSLSPPLAQLLDIQEETRAGVLSALWAYIKQHNLLDESDHRVVQLDAPLQALFRTPSINFHHIPEVLHRFLHPPQPIVLEYFVRTDKAEHRNAMAFDVELDMDDWALRTRQHNVLARFDANSALSQEIASIDDRIAQTALTIRNRSAARQFFSRFAQDPQGHLNAWIASQARDLDTLLGASQTSQGAEGGAGSSVQFSSEEMRRADTFHGPWVNEAVIVSESQRLAERLQELQSDTVRSLS; this is encoded by the coding sequence ATGCAACAGCACCCTCAGGGATCGtatgcgcgagcgcctgcgaAAACGGTTGCACAAGCACAGGCGCAAGCTCAATCCCAGGCGCAAGCACGAATGCAAGCCCAACGCATTCGCGCACGCAATCATTATGATATTCTTGTGGGCGAAGGCTTTCGGGGCACGAAGCGCGATCGTCCCACTGATCGAAGCTTGCCTCCCTCTATCAAGAAACAAGTGAAAGAGAGCGCAATATACAATGATCTACAGCGTATGGAACGCAACTTGGACTGGACACTGGCACGAAAGCGTGCAGAGCTCATGGACTCGATGGGCAGGCCCCCTAAAGTAAAGCGCACGCTCCGTATATTTCTGAGCAACACATGCGCAAATCAACCGTTCCAAGTTGCTGAGAAGGAAGAAAGTAAGCAGGCTGCCGATGCGGCTGATGcggccgacgacgctgaTGCGggtgacgacgatgaaGGTGCCGATGAACCCAAGCGTAGGACAGCCGCCAAAGCTGAATCAACGGACGTACCATCATGGACTATGCGGATCGAAGGACGCCTACTGGATCCCAGCTTTCGTTCGCGTGCGGGTGCCGCTCTGTCTGCACATGCCACAGCCAACCGGATTGGTGCGCACAAATTTAGCAATCTGATCAAGTCGTGTGTGGTTGAATTCTCGCGTGATCCTAACTTGTACCCTGACGAATCGCTGGGCGCCAGCAATATCGTTGAATGGCATCGTCCTTCACCAAGCGTTGCACCTCATCCGCCACAGCCAGGTGTGAGTGGCAGTACAGTGACAGAGAATCCCTTGATCCACAGCGCTGAGCCTGCTCTGGATGGGTTCGAAATTAAACGTACAGGCACCGAACCCGTGAAGGCCAAAATTGTGCTGTATCCATTGTACGTTCCCGAGCGATACTCTCTCTCCCCACCTTTGGCACAGTTGTTGGACATTCAAGAGGAAACGCGGGCTGGCGTTTTAAGCGCCCTATGGGCATATATCAAGCAACATAATTTGCTGGATGAAAGTGACCACCGCGTTGTGCAGCTGGATGCTCCGCTGCAGGCGCTATTCCGCACGCCTAGCATCAATTTTCATCACATACCCGAGGTGCTGCACCGCTTTTTGCATCCACCTCAACCCATCGTGCTCGAGTACTTTGTCAGAACAGACAAAGCTGAGCACCGTAACGCGATGGCATTCGATGTTGAACTAGACATGGATGACTGGGCGCTGCGAACACGACAGCATAATGTGCTTGCGCGTTTTGATGCAAACAGCGCGCTGAGTCAGGAGATTGCGTCCATTGACGACCGTATCGCTCAAACGGCTCTTACGATTCGTAACCGGTCAGCTGCACGCCAATTTTTCTCTAGGTTTGCACAAGATCCACAGGGTCACTTGAATGCATGGATTGCAAGTCAGGCTCGTGACCTCGATACATTGCTTGGAGCTTCGCAGACGAGTCAAGGAGCTGAAGGAGGAGCTGGATCGTCTGTCCAATTCAGCTCAGAAgagatgcgccgcgctgaTACCTTCCATGGCCCTTGGGTCAACGAAGCTGTGATTGTGTCCGAGTCGCAGCGATTGGCTGAGCGACTTCAAGAACTACAGTCCGACACGGTCAGGTCGCTCTCATGA
- a CDS encoding Ras-related protein Rab-5C, with amino-acid sequence MASVSRAVEQPNSSILNADMTPIQTKLVLLGEAAVGKTSVVYRFVQDDFQENREPTIGAAFLTQRCRLEDRLIKFEIWDTAGQERFHSLAPMYYRNAQASAVVYDITKAASFEKAKNWVKELQRQANPHIVIALVGNKLDLVSDKLNPSEEEDSAKKVESDDTDEDAAPAAQREVACSEAQQYADEMGLLFFETSAKTGENVLETFTEIAKHIPLEAKPTSNQTTPSAGNARTELVDLQRRANVSGREGCSC; translated from the coding sequence ATGGCATCTGTATCACGGGCAGTAGAGCAACCAAATTCAAGCATTTTGAATGCCGATATGACACCTATTCAGACTAAACTCGTGCTACTTGGTGAAGCGGCTGTAGGAAAGACATCGGTCGTGTACCGATTCGTGCAGGACGACTTTCAAGAGAACCGGGAACCGACCATTGGCGCGGCTTTTCTAACACAGCGATGTCGCCTAGAGGATCGGCTAATTAAGTTTGAAATTTGGGATACGGCTGGTCAGGAACGATTCCACAGTCTTGCGCCAATGTACTACCGCAACGCACAAGCTAGTGCGGTAGTGTACGACATCACGAAAGCGGCATCCTTCGAGAAAGCGAAGAATTGGGTCAAGGAGCTTCAACGCCAAGCGAACCCTCACATTGTTATTGCTCTAGTTGGAAACAAATTGGACCTTGTATCTGACAAATTGAATCCAAGTGAGGAAGAAGACTCTGCTAAAAAGGTAGAGTCCGACGATACCGATGAAGACGCGGCACCCGCCGCACAACGAGAAGTTGCTTGTTCAGAAGCTCAGCAATATGCAGATGAAATGGGTCTTTTGTTTTTCGAAACGAGCGCAAAGACAGGTGAAAACGTGCTTGAGACATTTACAGAAATCGCCAAGCACATTCCGCTAGAGGCCAAACCGACGTCAAATCAGACTACGCCGTCGGCAGGCAATGCGCGCACTGAACTGGTAGACCTCCAACGTCGGGCCAATGTTTCTGGACGTGAGGGTTGCAGCTGTTAA